The following nucleotide sequence is from Halodesulfovibrio sp. MK-HDV.
GGGGGACAGGCTGCTTCTTAACCTCTAAGGAAGGAGGAGCTGGTTTTGACTCTGCCATATTTCTGGCAGGCTGCTGCGGTTTCTCGCCAAAAGAAGGCTTTTCTGCATGTAATTTTTTATCGTGTTCAGCCTGATTAAGTTTTTCAGCCTGATTACTTTCATCAGACAGTTTTCGCTGTTCAGCTTCTTTATGCGCTTCAGCATCTTCAGCCTTCAATAGCTGCTCAATCTCATCCTGCATCGCAGCAACCATTTCAGACTCTACGTAATCGTCATCAATGGTTGTTTCTACGTGCATACTGTCGCCGGCAGCCTTCTTCAAAGAAGCTTCATTCGTAACTTTAGGCTTTGCTGCTACGCCCAGCTCATCTTCAACATTTTGTGCAACAGGTCTTTCTTCAACGCTTTCCACAATTACCTGATCTTCATCATGCAATATGCGAAATCTAAATTTAGTTTTACAACGTGGACATGTGGCAAGCTGTGCCTTGGACGGAATTGAACTCGCGTTTATGTTTCGAGCAAACTGACATTCAGGACATGTTATAAGCATGAACCAATCCTCTTAAAATCGGAAAATTCACACTCCAAAATTTGGAGCGCGACTGATTCTAACCAATAGCCTTGGCTGGTTGCAGAAAACTGCAACATAGTACTAAATAATACCCTGTAATTGTAAACTATACACTACAAAAGACACAAGGACGAGTACCAGAATTATCACAGGTGGAAGAACACGGGTATATGTTGTTCCGTGTGCACTTTTTAATCCTTTCACGATAATTATCAGCTTCAGCACACCGCCTACCAACGGGCCGACTATCGGAATAATTGAAAGAAGGTCCGCAGTCGCAGCATAGCATAGCACTCGAAGCGTTACGCCCATCCTGCCATTTGCTGCACCGGTTAGTTTAAGTGCCCCGTGGAGTACTGATCCTGTCACAAACAAATAAACTACAAGAATTAACGGGCTGACGAACATAATAGAAAACAGCTCATCAATAGAAAGTGATCCTGCAACTTCCGATGGAATAAGCGGGTTGCCGAAAACACTCTGCCAAACAGTTTCTACAAGCACTGACACAAGAGAGATAATGATAAAGTAACTGAACGGAATGGAGAATTTACCGTTCTTATTCATAATCTCAAAAAACAATGAGGGCTTAAGCAATACACCTTTTATGGTAGCTGAAATTGCGGGGAAAAAGCCCAATTCTTTTACTTCTGCCCATGGAACATCCTGCGGCATACCGTCCAGCGGCTGACCGTCGGTGTAGACCATGCGCAACGGGTCTTCTTGCTCTGAAGTAGACTGTGTTCCATCATTCTTCCAGAATTCGTCATCTGAAAATTCTTCCTGCTCAGGCGCATTGTCTCGGTGGACAGAAGGTGGATACAGATCTTCAGGGCGAACAGGACGCTGTGCTTCGTCAGAAGGCTCGTCCATGCTTGAAGTCTGAATAGACGCAGACGGCTTTGTCTGAGACTTTTCTGTGTCCTGACCTAAAACAAAGTCAGGTTCTTTCTCTTCGACCAAACGGAAACGAAATTTAGAACTGCATTTCGGACAGGTAGCGACAGTCAGATCAGACGAAACTGAGTCCGGATTTACATTACGAGTGTACCCGCACTCTGGACAACGGATTTCCATATTCTATCCTTATATAGTTACGCGACATCCGGCGGCAAAAATAAAAAAGCCGGAGTACTACAAAAATCAAAGGTGTGTGACCTGCATCAAAGCAATATACAAATTCTTACCTTAGGGAAAGAGTAGCCTGCATACGATAAAAAACACGGGGAAATTCACAGAAATAACAGGCAAAACTTTACTCCACTCCGTGCCATGTACAGCTTTTAAGCTGTACGCCAGAAAAATTGAGGCATACATTACAGCGGTAAACGTTCCCGTATACGGAAAAACACTTAAATACAGACACGGTGCAGCATAGCATACACACTGCATTGTTGCAGCATAAGATGCTTTTTTCCCACGCGCTACCCAAAGTAGAGTATGCAAAAAAGCAGCTAGCAGCACCAGTCCGATTGCATAAAATGGCATGAGAACAACCTGCTTCTGCATAATTGCAAGCGGTGTTTCCCACAATGAAAATGCAACAATGACGCTATACGGTCTAAAATAATCTTCTCCGAACATACCGACAAGGTTCCCAAGCCCGATTCGGACAAGCGGAATACTCATCAAAGTAAGAACAGCAAAAAAAAGAGCACGCAATGGTAAACTTTTTCTTTGTTGTGTGGAAAAAAACTTTGTGGGTCTCACATACGGATCTAGAATTGTAACTAGCATATATTTATGGAGTATTGTGTAAAAAAGACGTAGCACGACATGTGCTGGTACATATTGAATTTATGCGGTATACAGATTTTATATCAGTACTAATTACTACTAGCAAAGCTATTCCTTCAGTGGAAACACACGATTAAACAACTCTCTTCCGTACTTTCTTACTAATACCGTTATCTTTTGCTGAATGCAAAGACTGCCTTTCCTACTTTATTGGTTCCAAATTATACAAAAAAGTTTGATTGTATTTAAGACTTCGGAAATTCTTTGCCCTGTGCGAGGTAGTTTGGTAAGGAAAAGCTGCGTCGTTCGTTCGCTCTACGTTCACGCACCAGCAAAATTTTATACATGTTGTTAAAGAGGGGACCTTTCCCTTTTTTATTTTTTTATTGAGGTTCTTCGGATCTCTCATTGGGTCAGATGGCTTTACGCCTTCTCATATTATAAGGAGTCACAATGATAGGCATTTCAAAACTTTACTGTGGTCAGGTTGAACCTTCCGACGCGTTGCGTTACGGCAGGGACTCTGGCAAACTTCCTTCCCACCTGCTGCAGTTTTCAAAAGATAAAAAGCCTGTTGTCGTATGGAATATGACCCAGCGCTGTAACCTTAAATGTGTTCACTGTTACGCACATGCTGTCGATCCTGAAAAGCATGAAGACCTCATCAGCACAGACAAAGGTAAAGAGATCATTGACGATCTTGCTCAGTACGGCGCCCCTGTTATGCTGTTCTCCGGTGGCGAACCACTCGTTCGTAAGGACCTTGTAGAACTTGCAAAGCATGCAACCGACAAAGGTATGCGCGCTGTTATTTCTACCAACGGTACACTCATCACCAAAGAAAAAGCACGCGAACTTAAAGAAGTTGGTCTTTCCTACGTTGGTATCTCACTTGACGGTATGGAAGACGTACACAACAAGTTCCGCGGCGTTCCTAACGCTTTTAAAAAAAGCACTCGAAGGTATTGAGAACTGTAAAGCAGAAGGCCTCAAAGTAGGTTTGCGTCTCACTATCAACAAACAGAATGCTCCTGAAATTCCAAAAGTTTTCCAGCTTCTTAAAGATATGGAAATTCCACGTATCTGTCTGTACCACCTTGTGTACTCCGGTCGTGGTTCCGAAATCATTAAAGAAGACCTCGATCATCAGGCAACTCGTGACGTTGTTGACCTCATCATGGATGAGACCAGAAAACTTCATGAAGCAGGTCACCCTAAAGAAGTTCTTACCGTAGATAACCATGCTGACGGTCCATACGTATGGATGCGCATGATGCGTGAAGATCCTGCCCGTGCTAAAGAAGTCTTTGAACTGCTTCAGTTCAACGAAGGCAACAGCTCCGGTCGCGGTATCGGTTGCATCAGCTGGGACGGCAGTGTTCACCCTGACCAGTTCTGGAGAGAAAAAGTATTCGGTAACGTTCTCGAACGTCCGTTCTCCGAGATCTGGGATGACATGGACATCGAACTTCTTTCCAAAATGAAAGATAAAAAACAGCATGTTGGCGGACGCTGTGCTAAGTGTCGCTTCCTCAACATCTGTGGCGGTAACTTCCGTGCTCGTGCAGAAGCTGTTTACGGCGACGAGTGGGCACAGGATCCAGCGTGTTACCTCACCGACGACGAAATTCGTCCTGAGTAACAGCTCCCCCGCTAAACTATGATTCTACCGGCTCCCGCTGTTCCGCTCTGGAAGAGCGGGAGTCCTTTTATAACTAAGTTTCAGCAGCACAACCAGCCCTACCCTTGTAGCTCGCCGGTTCCATCAACTTCTTGTCACCTCTCCTGCTGAAACAGATACGAACCGATCCTTAACGATCAGGAGGATTCAATGGCTGACTTCTTCAGAGGACGACGTCTTCGCAGCACAGCGGCACTGCGTGCGCTTGTGTGCGAAAATCGTGTTACAGCGCAAGACCTGATTATGCCATATTTCATCGTGGATACTGACGAGTCATCATTCCGCAAAGAAATTTCTTCCATGCCGGGACAATTCCAACTTTCTTTGGACGAATTTGAAAAGCAACTTGCAGAAGCAGTTGCTGCCGGTCTTCGCTCCATCATTTTGTTTGGTATTCCTAAATGCAAAGATGCTACCGGTTCTGAAGGGTACGCAGATGACGGCATCGTACAGCGTGCTGTACGCCTTGCTAAATCCCGCCATCCAGAGCTTGTTGTCATCACTGACGTATGTCTTTGCGAATACACAGACCACGGCCATTGCGGCATTCTTCAGAAAAAGAACGATGACGTTACCGTTGCAAACGACTCCACACTAGAACTTCTTCAGCGTGTAGCTGTTTCTCATGCGAAAGCTGGTGCGGATATTGTTGCACCATCCGACATGATGGACGGACGCATTCAGGCACTGCGTGAAGCATTGGATGATGAAGGTTTCATTAACCTTCCGATAATGTCCTACGCTGTGAAATACTCATCCGCATTCTACGGTCCTTTCCGTGACGCTGCTGAGTCTACCCCGCAAAGCGGTGACCGCAAAAGTTACCAGATGGACCCTGCAAACAGCCGCGAAGCACTTCGCGAAGCAACAGCAGATGTTCTGGAAGAAGCAGATTTTCTCATGGTAAAACCGGCAGGCGCATATCTCGATATTATCCGTATGCTCCGTGACGGTTTTGATCTGCCGCTTGCCGCCTATCAGGTGAGTGGAGAATACTCCATGATCATGGCAGCAGCGCAGAATGACTGGATCGACCTTGACGCAGTTGGAATGGAATCACTTACTGCCATCAAACGCGCAGGCGCCGATCTCATCATCACCTATTTTGCCGAAGACTTTATTAAACGCGGACTGGTACAATAAACATGTCTGATAAAAAAGAATCTCTCTGCGGCTGTGCATCCAAAGATATTGGACGCATTGCCGATAAAGCACCACTTGGTCATATGCACGCTCACAAAGAAGCAATTCTTGATACAGGATTGCCTCCAAAGAACCGCCCTGCAGAAACAGAAAAGCCTGCCGGGCATCCAGAAATGCCAAAAGGCCATCCTGAGGGAATGCCTGCCGGACACCCGCACGGTAAAGCACCCGCTGTTCATCCTCATGGAAACGGTCTTACCGGCTCTATGGCGCGCACTCTTGAAGACGGCTCCCCTTCCTGCAAACTCATTGCATGGGAAGTAACCCGTTCTTGCAACCTTGCTTGCAAACACTGTCGTGCTGAAGCACATGAAGAACCATACCCGGGCGAACTTGATACCGATGAAGCAAAAGCACTGATCGACACCTTCCAGAGCGTTGGTAACCCGATCATCATCTTCACCGGTGGTGACCCTATGATGCGTTCCGATGTATATGAGCTTGTCGCGTATGCGACAGAAAAAGGTTTACGTTGTGTTATGTCTCCTAACGGCACTCTGATTACACCAGAAACTGCTCAAAAAATGAAAGAGTCCGGCGTGCAGCGCTGCTCTATCTCTATTGACGGTCCTGGTGCAGAATTCCATGACGATTTTCGTGGTGTCGAAGGCGCATTTGACATGTCTTTGCGCGGTATCGAATATCTGAAGGAAGCTGGAATTGAGTTTCAGATCAATACGACTGTAACCCGCCAGAACCTTCCATACTTCAAACAGATTTTTCAACTGTGCGAAGAGCTTGGTGCAGTTGCCTGGCACATCTTCCTGCTTGTTCCAACCGGACGCGCAGCGCAGATGGGTGCAGAAGTTATTACAGCAGAAGAGTACGAAGAAGTGCTCAACTGGTTCTACGACTTCCGCAAAACCACAAACATGCACCTCAAAGCAACCTGTGCTCCGCACTACTACCGCATCATGCGCCAGCGCGC
It contains:
- the ahbD gene encoding heme b synthase, with product MPKGHPEGMPAGHPHGKAPAVHPHGNGLTGSMARTLEDGSPSCKLIAWEVTRSCNLACKHCRAEAHEEPYPGELDTDEAKALIDTFQSVGNPIIIFTGGDPMMRSDVYELVAYATEKGLRCVMSPNGTLITPETAQKMKESGVQRCSISIDGPGAEFHDDFRGVEGAFDMSLRGIEYLKEAGIEFQINTTVTRQNLPYFKQIFQLCEELGAVAWHIFLLVPTGRAAQMGAEVITAEEYEEVLNWFYDFRKTTNMHLKATCAPHYYRIMRQRAKEEGLAVNAENFGMDAFTRGCLGGTGFCFISHTGQVQPCGYLELDCGQVKNTPFPEIWRKSEHFRQFRTKEEYDGKCGVCEYHNVCGGCRARGYSMKGSHMAEEPLCSYTPRRQK
- a CDS encoding YIP1 family protein gives rise to the protein MEIRCPECGYTRNVNPDSVSSDLTVATCPKCSSKFRFRLVEEKEPDFVLGQDTEKSQTKPSASIQTSSMDEPSDEAQRPVRPEDLYPPSVHRDNAPEQEEFSDDEFWKNDGTQSTSEQEDPLRMVYTDGQPLDGMPQDVPWAEVKELGFFPAISATIKGVLLKPSLFFEIMNKNGKFSIPFSYFIIISLVSVLVETVWQSVFGNPLIPSEVAGSLSIDELFSIMFVSPLILVVYLFVTGSVLHGALKLTGAANGRMGVTLRVLCYAATADLLSIIPIVGPLVGGVLKLIIIVKGLKSAHGTTYTRVLPPVIILVLVLVSFVVYSLQLQGII
- a CDS encoding zinc-ribbon domain-containing protein; this encodes MLITCPECQFARNINASSIPSKAQLATCPRCKTKFRFRILHDEDQVIVESVEERPVAQNVEDELGVAAKPKVTNEASLKKAAGDSMHVETTIDDDYVESEMVAAMQDEIEQLLKAEDAEAHKEAEQRKLSDESNQAEKLNQAEHDKKLHAEKPSFGEKPQQPARNMAESKPAPPSLEVKKQPVP
- the hemB gene encoding porphobilinogen synthase, which gives rise to MADFFRGRRLRSTAALRALVCENRVTAQDLIMPYFIVDTDESSFRKEISSMPGQFQLSLDEFEKQLAEAVAAGLRSIILFGIPKCKDATGSEGYADDGIVQRAVRLAKSRHPELVVITDVCLCEYTDHGHCGILQKKNDDVTVANDSTLELLQRVAVSHAKAGADIVAPSDMMDGRIQALREALDDEGFINLPIMSYAVKYSSAFYGPFRDAAESTPQSGDRKSYQMDPANSREALREATADVLEEADFLMVKPAGAYLDIIRMLRDGFDLPLAAYQVSGEYSMIMAAAQNDWIDLDAVGMESLTAIKRAGADLIITYFAEDFIKRGLVQ